A region of Myxococcus stipitatus DSM 14675 DNA encodes the following proteins:
- a CDS encoding TenA family transcriptional regulator codes for MSVPLPLETRSIVDPMSSPGPEVTVPTFTAIAHRYAPPPLTPTPHPRWVESFLDATRRDWDAACWPPLFRDTADGLHPPLSSWRRVLSQFFLIVESFPKYMGLSLAKTTYGQSPGDASIRRWLLQNLGVEAKHAEWYIDWVRAIGVSPESLFRLRPLPAVQALHTHLLDTCTRGSLAEGVAATNWAIESITGVWTREVMEPFRDYAAEGVRVDAASMMWLKAHARYDDLHPVEALEIIKLSTDPRGDEPVRVLAATRKSLRLYTAALRACCSD; via the coding sequence ATGTCGGTCCCGCTCCCGCTGGAGACAAGGAGCATCGTGGACCCCATGTCGTCTCCCGGCCCGGAAGTGACTGTCCCCACGTTCACCGCCATCGCCCATCGCTACGCCCCCCCACCGCTCACACCCACGCCGCACCCCCGCTGGGTGGAGTCCTTCCTGGATGCGACACGCAGGGATTGGGACGCGGCCTGTTGGCCCCCGTTGTTTCGCGACACCGCGGACGGATTGCATCCGCCCCTCTCCTCCTGGAGGCGCGTGCTGTCGCAGTTCTTCCTCATCGTCGAGTCCTTTCCCAAATACATGGGACTGTCCCTGGCGAAGACGACGTATGGGCAATCACCCGGAGATGCGAGCATCCGGCGTTGGTTGTTGCAGAACCTGGGCGTCGAGGCGAAACACGCCGAGTGGTACATCGACTGGGTGCGTGCGATTGGCGTGTCACCCGAGTCGCTCTTCCGCTTGCGCCCGCTGCCCGCGGTCCAGGCGCTCCACACACACCTGCTCGACACGTGCACGCGCGGCTCCCTGGCGGAGGGCGTGGCCGCGACGAACTGGGCCATCGAGAGCATCACCGGCGTCTGGACCCGCGAGGTGATGGAACCGTTCCGGGACTACGCGGCGGAGGGGGTTCGCGTCGACGCCGCCTCCATGATGTGGCTCAAGGCCCACGCGCGCTACGACGACCTGCACCCGGTGGAGGCGCTCGAAATCATCAAGCTCTCCACGGACCCGCGGGGCGACGAGCCGGTGCGGGTGTTGGCCGCCACGCGCAAGTCCCTGCGCCTCTACACCGCCGCCCTCCGCGCGTGCTGCTCCGACTAG
- a CDS encoding sigma-54-dependent transcriptional regulator yields the protein MARILVIDDHDTLREGMTVTLTRSGHTVSAVRGGADGLAAYRKAPFDLVVTDLKMDGMDGIAVTQALKALDAAAVVMVVTAFGTIETAVKAMQEGAYDFITKPFTPDVLRAKVDKGLELASTKRRVEKLEARTAAHDADAALSHGSLVGDSEPMLRLLTQAKKAAQSDATVLVRGESGTGKELIARMLHQQSPRREGPFVVVHCAALAETLLESELFGHERGSFTGAVKRKLGRFELADQGTLFLDEIGEIPHSVQTKLLRVLQEKEIQRVGGEETLKVDVRVVSATHRDLQAEVKAGRFREDLYYRLHIVPLTLPPLRERPEDIPALARHFVAKHAPRVNRRIQGLEEDTLRALARHAWPGNVRELENIVEQALVFAEGEQLTPADLPVHLTGGAPRMDAGLPVPHGDRPLPEILEDLERQLIARAYEKAAGVKTETARLLGIKTSALYYKLEKYGFLPKGTPPEEG from the coding sequence ATGGCGCGCATTCTCGTCATCGACGACCACGACACCCTCCGCGAGGGGATGACCGTCACCCTCACGCGCTCCGGCCACACCGTGTCCGCGGTCCGCGGCGGCGCGGACGGGCTCGCCGCCTATCGCAAGGCGCCCTTCGACCTGGTCGTCACGGACCTGAAGATGGACGGGATGGACGGCATCGCGGTGACGCAGGCCCTCAAGGCGCTGGATGCCGCCGCCGTCGTCATGGTGGTGACGGCGTTCGGCACCATCGAGACCGCGGTGAAGGCGATGCAGGAGGGCGCCTACGACTTCATCACCAAGCCCTTCACGCCCGACGTGCTGCGCGCCAAGGTGGACAAGGGGCTGGAGCTGGCCAGCACGAAGCGGCGCGTGGAAAAGCTGGAGGCGCGCACGGCCGCGCACGATGCGGACGCGGCGCTCTCCCATGGCAGCCTGGTGGGCGACAGCGAGCCCATGCTGCGGCTGCTCACCCAGGCGAAGAAGGCCGCGCAGAGCGACGCCACGGTGCTGGTGCGCGGCGAGAGCGGCACCGGCAAGGAGCTCATCGCGCGCATGCTGCACCAGCAGTCGCCGCGCAGGGAGGGCCCCTTCGTCGTCGTGCACTGCGCGGCGCTGGCGGAGACGCTGCTGGAGAGCGAGCTGTTCGGCCACGAGCGCGGCTCCTTCACCGGCGCGGTGAAGCGCAAGCTGGGCCGCTTCGAGCTGGCCGACCAGGGCACCCTGTTCCTGGACGAAATCGGGGAGATTCCCCACTCGGTGCAGACCAAGCTGTTGCGCGTACTGCAGGAGAAGGAGATCCAGCGCGTGGGCGGCGAGGAGACGCTCAAGGTGGACGTGCGCGTGGTGAGCGCCACGCACCGCGACCTGCAGGCGGAGGTCAAGGCGGGTCGCTTCCGCGAGGACCTCTACTACCGGCTGCACATCGTCCCGCTCACCCTGCCGCCCTTGCGCGAGCGCCCCGAGGACATCCCCGCCCTCGCCCGGCACTTCGTCGCCAAGCATGCGCCTCGGGTGAACCGGCGCATCCAGGGCCTGGAAGAGGACACCCTGCGCGCGCTGGCCCGCCATGCCTGGCCCGGCAACGTGCGCGAGCTGGAGAACATCGTGGAGCAGGCGCTGGTCTTCGCCGAGGGCGAGCAGCTCACGCCCGCGGACCTCCCCGTGCACCTCACCGGCGGCGCGCCGCGCATGGACGCGGGCCTGCCCGTGCCGCATGGTGACCGGCCGCTGCCAGAAATCCTCGAGGACCTCGAGCGCCAGCTCATCGCCCGTGCTTATGAAAAGGCCGCGGGCGTGAAGACGGAGACGGCCCGGTTGCTCGGCATCAAGACGTCGGCGCTGTACTACAAGCTGGAGAAATACGGCTTCCTCCCCAAGGGCACGCCGCCCGAGGAAGGCTGA
- a CDS encoding tetratricopeptide repeat protein gives MSDARLEQFKKMVADFPDSPMSHFSLGKLYLDRKQYAEAATSLESAVRLDPSYAAAMVALGDALSGAGQSERAREVLTRAREHAVSQGHPGLAEEIDERINDLG, from the coding sequence ATGAGCGACGCCCGGCTGGAACAGTTCAAGAAGATGGTGGCCGACTTCCCGGACTCCCCCATGAGCCACTTCTCCTTGGGGAAGCTGTACCTGGACCGCAAGCAGTACGCCGAGGCGGCCACCAGCCTGGAGTCGGCCGTTCGCCTGGACCCGTCCTACGCCGCGGCCATGGTGGCCCTGGGCGACGCGCTCTCCGGCGCCGGCCAGTCGGAGCGGGCCCGGGAGGTGCTCACCCGCGCCCGCGAGCACGCCGTGTCCCAGGGACACCCGGGGCTCGCCGAGGAGATTGACGAGCGCATCAACGACCTGGGCTGA
- a CDS encoding methyl-accepting chemotaxis protein — translation MVYPILLMRWLIGSALRAQPGEPPGSRLDSILRLPWRIAVGTSWVAWTLGGIWFSLHVCLTWGKPLSLVLVGTLIGACCGVLLGFPISVSMERLLLPLALEAQRRAPTQVASGGGVTWPRQAWFLPFTFGGSIVAALMLSGCVVMVKLESIRDTLRVELMAEGAERSARMLMEMGGALAGELAFSLVWVGGLLLLPGITMWMLARRQARAAQAVGKAIESVAAGRVIAPAWVSTDEMGDLAAGMNGVLARLKQLPRMLQSSAVKLGEAGSHLRAAHDEQEEGFTRQAAALHEAQVTSEEIRRTSRMAADRAEAVLQVARRAEELGLQGETAVEGSMAGMEDIRAAVDGIQQRLAKLAESATQIADITETVKDLAAQSHVLAVNAAIEAARSGEHGKGFAVVAREVRALADQSIQSTQRIRGILQDIGAGIRDAARMGAESVHTIGTGLDQMRSSGSSLRELSRMSQENSAAARQIAAAVTQQNVGITQISTAIADLSHIMDLTMKRLESTREATRTLAHVSGEVGQMAREFNVAG, via the coding sequence GTGGTGTATCCCATCCTGCTCATGCGGTGGCTCATCGGCAGCGCGCTGCGTGCACAGCCGGGAGAACCTCCTGGGTCCAGGCTGGACAGCATCCTGCGGCTGCCCTGGCGCATCGCGGTGGGGACCTCCTGGGTCGCATGGACGTTGGGCGGCATCTGGTTCAGCCTCCACGTGTGCCTGACGTGGGGCAAGCCCTTGTCCCTGGTGCTGGTGGGCACGCTCATCGGCGCGTGCTGCGGCGTGCTGCTGGGGTTCCCCATCAGCGTGTCGATGGAGCGACTGCTGTTGCCGTTAGCGCTGGAGGCGCAGCGTCGCGCGCCGACGCAGGTGGCTTCCGGGGGCGGGGTGACGTGGCCTCGGCAGGCGTGGTTCCTGCCATTCACTTTCGGCGGCTCCATTGTCGCGGCGCTGATGCTGAGCGGCTGTGTGGTGATGGTGAAGCTGGAGTCCATCCGCGACACGCTGCGTGTGGAGTTGATGGCGGAAGGCGCCGAGCGCTCCGCGCGGATGTTGATGGAGATGGGCGGAGCGCTGGCGGGGGAGCTGGCCTTCAGCCTGGTGTGGGTGGGAGGGCTGTTGTTGTTGCCGGGCATCACCATGTGGATGCTGGCGCGGCGGCAGGCGCGGGCGGCGCAGGCGGTGGGCAAGGCCATCGAGTCCGTGGCCGCGGGCCGCGTCATCGCCCCCGCGTGGGTGTCCACCGACGAGATGGGGGACCTGGCGGCGGGGATGAACGGGGTGCTGGCCCGGCTCAAGCAACTGCCTCGCATGCTCCAGTCCTCCGCCGTGAAGCTGGGGGAGGCGGGCAGCCACCTGCGCGCGGCCCATGACGAACAGGAGGAGGGCTTCACGCGACAGGCCGCCGCGCTGCATGAGGCGCAGGTGACGTCCGAGGAGATTCGCCGCACGTCGCGCATGGCGGCGGACCGGGCGGAGGCGGTGCTCCAGGTGGCTCGGCGCGCGGAGGAGCTGGGGCTTCAAGGGGAGACGGCCGTGGAGGGGAGCATGGCCGGCATGGAGGACATTCGCGCCGCGGTGGATGGCATCCAGCAGCGGCTGGCGAAGCTGGCGGAGAGCGCCACGCAAATCGCGGACATCACCGAGACGGTGAAGGACCTGGCCGCGCAGTCCCATGTGCTGGCGGTCAACGCGGCCATCGAGGCGGCGCGCTCGGGGGAGCACGGCAAGGGCTTCGCGGTGGTGGCCCGGGAGGTGCGTGCGCTGGCGGACCAGTCCATCCAGTCCACGCAGCGCATCCGAGGCATCCTCCAGGACATCGGCGCGGGCATCCGGGACGCGGCGCGCATGGGGGCGGAGAGTGTCCACACCATCGGTACGGGGCTGGACCAGATGCGCTCGTCGGGGAGCTCCCTGCGCGAGCTGTCGCGGATGTCCCAGGAGAACTCCGCCGCGGCCCGGCAGATTGCCGCCGCCGTGACGCAGCAGAACGTGGGCATCACCCAGATCTCCACCGCCATCGCGGACCTGTCCCACATCATGGACCTCACGATGAAGCGGCTGGAGTCCACCCGCGAGGCCACCCGCACGCTGGCCCACGTCTCCGGCGAGGTGGGGCAGATGGCGCGAGAGTTCAACGTGGCCGGCTGA
- a CDS encoding NUDIX hydrolase, whose product MDSQNTATPLSALLARHTPEDAKERQDLELMRHHARTLPSPFSRAQPGAHFTGSAVVVDPDGARVLMVLHGKLHRWLQPGGHSDGVDAGDMEATALREAREETGCRIRLHPTAPRPLDVDVHTIPARRDEPEHLHLDVRYLVYAEDPESLAHDPSESSGAQWLTWEEALSRADEAPLRRMLDKARRWVMSRTP is encoded by the coding sequence ATGGACTCCCAGAACACCGCCACGCCCTTGAGCGCGCTGCTTGCTCGCCACACCCCCGAGGATGCCAAGGAGCGCCAGGACCTGGAGCTGATGCGTCACCACGCGCGGACGTTGCCGTCGCCCTTCTCCCGCGCGCAGCCCGGCGCGCACTTCACCGGCAGCGCGGTGGTGGTGGACCCGGACGGCGCGCGCGTGCTGATGGTGCTGCACGGCAAGCTCCACCGCTGGCTCCAGCCCGGAGGCCACTCGGACGGGGTGGACGCGGGTGACATGGAGGCCACCGCGCTGCGCGAGGCGCGCGAGGAGACGGGGTGCCGCATCCGGCTCCACCCCACCGCGCCCCGCCCGCTGGACGTGGACGTGCACACCATCCCCGCCCGGCGCGACGAGCCGGAGCACCTGCACCTGGATGTCCGCTATCTCGTGTACGCGGAGGACCCGGAGTCGCTCGCGCATGACCCTTCCGAGTCCTCCGGCGCGCAATGGCTCACATGGGAGGAGGCGCTCTCACGCGCCGATGAGGCACCCTTGCGCCGGATGCTCGACAAGGCGCGGCGGTGGGTGATGTCTCGCACACCGTGA